A stretch of the Rosa rugosa chromosome 5, drRosRugo1.1, whole genome shotgun sequence genome encodes the following:
- the LOC133711407 gene encoding uncharacterized protein LOC133711407: protein MVIHLENYGGDCGKQMSLAKFKYVFGVHVATYCPQETACLLRGTWEKSAACYALIDWKTLPIFFSSLLPNLNFKEWMLEQALGLKAEIFEKLMMIIWALWKNINSKLWENRSHTATDMLFSCMTWLEEFQKARKSAVLPVKQVQQKWRPAATNRIKINVDGAFLAQLPHGGIGGIIRDSNSQFIATFAQPVQHVNSAKHVELLAIRAGVDLAKQLQLHQATIESDCLQAVQDIAFADYQSLDFGSIIDDIQGVQICFAPRTSNKVAHRLANMAFESDQNETWFGSIPNCILDIVQEETHPPI from the exons ATGGTGATCCATTTAGAGAATTATGGAGGAGACTGTGGAAAGCAAATGTCCCTGGCAAAGTTCAAATATGTGTTTGGCGTGCATGTAGCAACCTACTGCCCACAAGAGACCGCCTGCTTACTAAGGGGTACATGGGAGAAGTCAGCTGCATGCTATGCACTCATAGACTGGAAGACACTGCCCATATTTTTT AGCTCTCTTCTTCCTAATCTTAACTTCAAAGAGTGGATGTTGGAGCAAGCTTTGGGTCTTAAGGCTGAGATCTTTGAGAAACTCATGATGATCATATGGGCACTTTGGaagaatataaattcaaaattatggGAGAATCGGTCCCACACTGCAACTGATATGCTCTTCAGTTGTATGACTTGGCTTGAGGAGTTTCAAAAGGCAAGAAAGTCTGCTGTCTTGCCGGTTAAACAGGTACAACAGAAGTGGAGGCCTGCTGCAACCAATAGAATAAAAATTAATGTTGACGGTGCTTTTTTAGCGCAGTTACCACATGGAGGAATTGGGGGAATAATTCGTGACTCAAACAGCCAGTTTATTGCTACCTTTGCTCAACCGGTGCAACATGTTAATTCTGCAAAGCATGTTGAACTGTTAGCCATTAGAGCTGGTGTTGACCTTGCCAAGCAGCTGCAACTTCACCAAGCAACAATTGAATCCGATTGCCTGCAAGCGGTTCAAGATATTGCATTTGCAGATTATCAGTCTTTGGACTTTGGAAGTATCATAGACGACATTCAGGGGGTACAAATCTGTTTTGCACCTAGAACGAGCAACAAAGTTGCTCACAGGCTAGCCAATATGGCTTTTGAATCAGATCAAAATGAAACTTGGTTTGGTTCAATTCCAAATTGTATTCTGGACATTGTACAAGAGGAGACTCATCCTCCTATTTGA
- the LOC133711408 gene encoding mitochondrial import receptor subunit TOM7-1-like: protein MEEEFWFLILSSIIIDLLGSLHHNFSRERETEEREALTHVKSCRARVSLKSKGKTTNKGSKAPDDRSISSAVKEWTSWTMKKAKVIMHYCFISLIIVIGMNSEPKPQLSQHLSPV from the exons ATGGAAGAAG AGTTTTG GTTTTTAATTCTAAGTTCTATTATAATTGATTTGTTGGGGTCTTTACACCACAATTTCTCGAGAGAACGGgagacagaagagagagaggctctCACTCATGTCAAATCGTGTCGAGCGAGGGTTAGCTTGAAGAGCAAGGGCAAGACGACTAACAAGGGCTCTAAGGCTCCCGACGACCGGTCAATTTCTTCGGCCGTCAAGGAGTGGACCTCCTGGACCATGAAGAAGGCCAAGGTCATCATGCACTACTGTTTCATTTCTCTCATCATCGTTATCGGGATGAACTCCGAACCCAAGCCCCAACTTTCTCAGCACCTTAGCCCGGTTTGA